The following proteins are co-located in the Roseovarius arcticus genome:
- a CDS encoding polysaccharide biosynthesis/export family protein has product MRMMFKSLVLLAIAMAFGTASGALAQSSYKIQPGDALQVEVLEDPNLNRTVLVLPDGSISFPLVGSIKASGRSIDSLSSSLASGLASNFNTQPTVFVSLQALAPPPVATVPVPVVGPTVDVYVMGEVVAQGKIAAAEGTTLLQILAEAGGLTRFAARKRIELRREDRATGNVRKYLYNYDGTGVSIRGNTVLGAGDVIVVPARRLFE; this is encoded by the coding sequence ATGCGCATGATGTTTAAATCACTCGTTCTCCTCGCGATTGCGATGGCCTTTGGCACGGCATCCGGGGCCTTGGCGCAGAGTTCCTACAAGATCCAACCGGGCGATGCGCTTCAGGTTGAGGTGCTTGAGGATCCCAATCTTAACCGCACAGTTCTGGTTCTGCCCGACGGGTCGATCAGCTTTCCGCTTGTAGGCTCGATCAAGGCGTCCGGTCGATCAATTGATTCGCTCAGCTCTTCGTTGGCGTCGGGACTGGCATCTAACTTCAACACACAGCCAACCGTCTTCGTATCGCTTCAGGCGCTTGCGCCGCCGCCCGTTGCCACCGTCCCCGTTCCGGTCGTCGGGCCAACGGTGGATGTCTACGTGATGGGTGAGGTGGTCGCGCAGGGCAAGATCGCCGCTGCCGAAGGGACTACGTTGCTCCAGATTCTCGCCGAAGCTGGGGGCCTGACCAGGTTCGCCGCTCGCAAGCGCATCGAATTGCGCCGCGAAGACCGCGCAACGGGCAATGTCCGCAAGTACCTCTACAACTACGATGGCACGGGCGTGAGCATCCGGGGTAATACCGTCCTCGGAGCTGGTGACGTCATCGTCGTACCGGCACGCCGATTGTTTGAATAG